A genomic segment from Bradyrhizobium sp. ISRA430 encodes:
- the cmk gene encoding (d)CMP kinase, protein MIIAIDGPAASGKGTLGKRLAHHYGYRHLDTGVIYRAVAYALMQSGHDLRDEAAAVAAALELDPENFGNPVLKTQKVGEGASVVSAIPRVREVLVNFQRQFAADPPGAVLDGRDIGTVICPDADVKIFVVADPKVRARRRTMEAKARGEEADEAAVLADIIQRDERDKNRPIAPLRPAPDAYLLDNSQLDIEGGVRAAIDIIEAVRAGRPRG, encoded by the coding sequence ATGATTATCGCCATCGACGGACCCGCGGCCTCGGGCAAGGGCACGCTCGGCAAGCGCCTCGCCCACCATTACGGCTATCGTCACCTCGATACCGGCGTGATTTATCGCGCGGTTGCCTATGCCCTGATGCAGTCAGGCCATGACCTTCGCGACGAGGCGGCCGCAGTTGCCGCCGCCCTGGAGCTCGATCCCGAGAATTTCGGCAATCCCGTCCTGAAGACCCAGAAGGTTGGCGAGGGCGCGTCCGTCGTCTCCGCTATCCCCAGGGTCCGCGAGGTCTTGGTCAACTTCCAGCGGCAATTTGCCGCCGATCCGCCGGGTGCTGTGCTTGACGGCCGCGACATCGGAACGGTGATCTGCCCGGACGCCGATGTGAAGATTTTCGTCGTCGCCGACCCCAAGGTCCGCGCCCGCCGCCGCACCATGGAGGCGAAGGCACGGGGCGAGGAGGCGGATGAGGCCGCGGTGCTGGCCGACATCATCCAGCGCGACGAGCGCGACAAGAACCGCCCCATTGCGCCTTTAAGGCCGGCTCCGGATGCTTACTTGCTAGACAACTCCCAACTCGATATAGAAGGCGGCGTCCGGGCCGCCATCGACATTATCGAGGCCGTCCGAGCGGGCCGTCCGCGGGGTTAA
- a CDS encoding TIGR02300 family protein, with protein MAKSELGTKRICPTTGKKFYDLNKNPVISPYTGEVVPIAPVAPVRATRGAEARSMAQDTTPEPAETEEMVSLEEADAEENTGKVKAVVPESEDDIEVDETLDDDDDDDSTFIADEEEGDEDVTDIIGDVGGDEET; from the coding sequence GTGGCCAAGTCCGAACTCGGAACCAAACGCATTTGCCCGACCACGGGCAAGAAGTTCTATGACCTCAACAAGAATCCGGTGATCTCGCCCTATACTGGCGAGGTGGTGCCGATTGCCCCGGTCGCGCCGGTGCGTGCGACCCGCGGCGCCGAAGCGCGCAGCATGGCCCAGGACACCACGCCGGAGCCGGCGGAGACCGAAGAGATGGTCTCGCTCGAGGAGGCCGATGCCGAGGAGAACACCGGCAAGGTCAAGGCCGTCGTGCCCGAATCGGAGGACGATATCGAGGTCGATGAGACCCTTGACGACGACGATGACGACGATTCGACCTTCATCGCCGACGAGGAAGAGGGCGATGAGGACGTGACCGACATCATTGGTGATGTCGGAGGTGATGAAGAGACTTGA
- the aroA gene encoding 3-phosphoshikimate 1-carboxyvinyltransferase, protein MTHSDQPRPLQSRASGVLTGKLRVPGDKSISHRALILGALAVGETRISGLLEGEDVLNTAKSMQALGAKVERTGDFAWKVHGVGVAGFAQPKAPLDFGNSGTGCRLVMGAVAGCPISAVFDGDASLRSRPMRRILDPLEKMGAKVISGGEGGRLPLTIQGARDPLPITYRTPVASAQIKSAVLLAGLAAPGTTTVIETEASRDHTELMLKHFGADITSAVEGTHGRRITLVGQPELHGAEVVVPADPSSAAFPIVAALIADGSDLILTDVMTNPLRTGLFTTLREMGASIEESEVRGDAGEPMARLRVRASKLRGVEVPPERAPSMIDEYLVLAVAASFAEGTTIMRGLHELRVKESDRLAATADMLRVNGVKVEISGDDLVVEGRGHVPGGGLVATHMDHRIAMSALVMGCASDQPVKVDDTAFIATSFPDFIPMMRSIGAEFS, encoded by the coding sequence TTGACCCATTCCGACCAACCGAGGCCGCTCCAGTCTCGCGCCAGCGGCGTCCTGACCGGGAAACTACGGGTGCCCGGGGACAAGTCGATCTCCCATCGTGCCCTGATCCTGGGCGCACTCGCGGTCGGCGAAACCCGGATTTCCGGCCTCTTGGAGGGGGAAGACGTCCTCAACACCGCCAAATCCATGCAGGCCCTCGGCGCCAAGGTCGAGCGCACCGGCGATTTTGCCTGGAAGGTGCATGGAGTCGGCGTCGCCGGCTTCGCCCAGCCCAAGGCGCCCCTCGATTTCGGGAACTCCGGCACCGGATGCCGGCTGGTGATGGGCGCGGTGGCCGGATGTCCGATTTCCGCGGTGTTCGACGGCGACGCCTCGCTCCGCAGCCGTCCCATGCGCCGGATCCTGGATCCGCTCGAAAAGATGGGTGCCAAGGTCATCTCCGGCGGTGAGGGCGGACGTCTGCCATTGACGATCCAGGGCGCGCGCGATCCCCTGCCGATCACCTACCGGACCCCCGTCGCCTCCGCGCAGATCAAATCGGCCGTGCTGCTGGCAGGCCTGGCCGCGCCCGGCACGACGACCGTGATCGAGACCGAGGCGAGCCGCGACCATACCGAACTGATGCTGAAGCATTTCGGTGCCGACATCACTTCGGCGGTCGAAGGCACGCATGGCCGCCGCATCACCCTCGTCGGGCAACCCGAGCTGCACGGTGCCGAGGTCGTGGTGCCCGCCGATCCGTCCTCGGCCGCTTTTCCGATTGTTGCTGCGCTGATCGCCGATGGGTCCGATCTCATCCTGACCGACGTCATGACCAATCCGCTGCGCACCGGTCTCTTCACGACGCTGCGCGAAATGGGCGCTTCGATCGAGGAGAGCGAGGTGCGGGGCGATGCCGGTGAGCCGATGGCGCGCTTGCGCGTGCGCGCATCGAAGCTGCGCGGCGTCGAGGTGCCGCCGGAGCGCGCGCCTTCGATGATCGACGAATATCTGGTGCTCGCGGTGGCGGCATCCTTCGCCGAGGGCACCACGATTATGCGCGGCCTGCACGAGCTGCGCGTCAAGGAATCCGACCGTCTGGCGGCCACGGCCGACATGCTGCGCGTCAACGGCGTGAAGGTCGAGATTTCCGGCGACGATCTGGTCGTCGAGGGCCGCGGCCATGTCCCTGGCGGCGGCCTCGTCGCCACCCATATGGACCATCGCATCGCGATGTCGGCGCTGGTGATGGGCTGCGCTTCAGACCAACCGGTGAAGGTCGATGACACCGCCTTCATTGCCACCAGCTTCCCGGATTTCATTCCGATGATGCGTTCGATTGGCGCGGAGTTTTCATGA
- the ptsN gene encoding PTS IIA-like nitrogen regulatory protein PtsN — MPITDLVAPEAILPALKVNSKKQALQELAAKAAELTGQNERAVFEVLLQREKLGTTAVGYGVAIPHGKLPKLEKIFGLFARLDRPIDFEAMDGQPVDLVFLLLAPEGAGADHLKALARIARLLRDQDIAKKLRASRDAQAIYSVLALPPATAA; from the coding sequence ATGCCGATTACCGATCTGGTCGCGCCCGAGGCGATTCTCCCGGCATTGAAGGTCAACAGCAAGAAGCAGGCCTTGCAGGAGCTCGCAGCCAAGGCCGCGGAACTGACCGGGCAGAACGAGCGCGCGGTTTTCGAAGTGCTGTTGCAGCGTGAGAAGCTCGGCACCACCGCGGTCGGATATGGCGTTGCCATTCCGCACGGCAAGCTGCCCAAGCTCGAGAAGATCTTCGGCCTGTTCGCGCGGCTCGATCGCCCGATCGATTTCGAGGCGATGGACGGCCAGCCCGTCGATCTCGTTTTTCTCCTGCTCGCGCCGGAAGGCGCCGGCGCCGATCATCTCAAGGCGCTGGCCCGCATCGCACGTCTGCTGCGCGACCAGGACATCGCCAAGAAGCTGCGCGCCTCGCGCGATGCGCAGGCGATCTATTCCGTGCTCGCGCTGCCGCCCGCGACCGCGGCTTAG
- the ugpB gene encoding sn-glycerol-3-phosphate ABC transporter substrate-binding protein UgpB, with protein MALRPFAAAAAFAVTFGFAASPALAATEIQWWHAMTGANNDVIVKLANDFNASQSDYKVIPTYKGNYPDTMNAGIAAFRAGNAPHIMQVFEVGTATMMAATGAVKPVYKLMAETGEKFDPKAYLPAITGYYSTSKGEMLSFPFNSSSTVMWVNLDELKKANVEIPKTWPEVFDAAKKLHANGHPTCGFSNSWVTWVNLEQLSAWHNVPLSTKANGLDGFDTVLEFNGPLQVKHLEKLVELQKDKTYDYAGRTNTGEGRFTSGECPLYLTSSAFFGNVKAQAKFNFTAVPMPYYPDVKGAPQNSIIGGASLWVMGGKSAEEYKGVAKFLAFLSDTDRQVYIHKASGYLPITKAAYEKAKAEGFYKDQPYLETPLLELTNKEPTENSRGLRLGNMVQLRDVWSEEIEQALAGKKTAKQALDAAVERGNQMLRQFEKTAVK; from the coding sequence ATGGCTCTTCGACCATTTGCTGCGGCTGCCGCTTTTGCGGTCACGTTCGGCTTTGCCGCCTCGCCGGCCTTGGCCGCGACCGAAATCCAGTGGTGGCACGCGATGACCGGCGCGAACAACGACGTCATCGTCAAGCTCGCCAACGACTTCAACGCGTCGCAGAGCGATTACAAGGTCATCCCGACCTACAAGGGCAACTACCCCGACACCATGAACGCCGGCATCGCGGCCTTCCGTGCCGGCAACGCGCCCCACATCATGCAGGTGTTCGAAGTCGGAACCGCGACCATGATGGCCGCGACCGGCGCAGTCAAACCGGTCTACAAGCTGATGGCCGAGACCGGCGAGAAGTTCGATCCGAAGGCCTATCTGCCTGCGATCACCGGCTACTACTCGACCTCGAAGGGCGAAATGCTGTCCTTCCCCTTCAACTCGTCGTCCACGGTCATGTGGGTCAACCTCGACGAGCTGAAGAAGGCGAACGTCGAGATTCCGAAGACCTGGCCCGAGGTGTTCGACGCCGCCAAGAAGCTCCACGCCAACGGCCATCCCACCTGCGGCTTCTCGAACTCCTGGGTCACATGGGTCAATCTCGAGCAGCTCTCGGCCTGGCACAACGTGCCGCTGTCCACGAAAGCCAACGGGCTCGACGGCTTCGACACCGTGCTGGAGTTCAACGGACCGCTCCAGGTCAAGCATCTCGAGAAACTGGTCGAGCTCCAGAAGGATAAGACCTACGATTATGCCGGCCGCACCAACACCGGCGAAGGCCGTTTCACCTCCGGCGAATGCCCGCTCTACCTGACCTCGTCGGCCTTCTTCGGCAACGTCAAGGCGCAGGCCAAGTTCAACTTCACCGCCGTGCCGATGCCCTATTATCCGGACGTCAAGGGCGCGCCGCAGAACTCGATCATCGGCGGCGCCTCGCTCTGGGTCATGGGCGGCAAGTCGGCCGAAGAATATAAGGGCGTCGCGAAATTCCTGGCCTTCCTCTCGGACACCGATCGCCAGGTGTATATCCACAAGGCTTCCGGCTACCTGCCGATCACCAAGGCGGCCTATGAGAAGGCCAAGGCCGAGGGCTTCTACAAGGATCAGCCCTATCTCGAGACCCCGCTGCTCGAACTGACCAATAAGGAGCCGACCGAGAATTCGCGCGGCCTGCGCCTCGGCAACATGGTTCAGCTCCGTGATGTCTGGTCGGAAGAGATTGAGCAGGCGCTCGCCGGCAAGAAGACCGCCAAGCAGGCGCTGGATGCCGCCGTCGAACGCGGCAACCAGATGCTGCGGCAGTTCGAAAAGACCGCGGTCAAGTGA
- the ugpA gene encoding sn-glycerol-3-phosphate ABC transporter permease UgpA — MQKQAIFQSKLLPYALVAPQLAIVLIFFYWPAAQAVIQSFLLQDAFGLSTSFVWVDNYLDLFREPAYFEAIVRTFFFSFAIAVSSLSLALLLAVMADKPLRGGTIYRTLLIWPYAVAPPVVGVLWIFMLHPSLGVLSRYLRAAGIDWNPLLDGNQAATLIILAAAWKQISYNFLFFLAGLQSIPRSVIEAAAIDGARPMRRFWTVTFPLLSPTIFFLLVVNIVYAFFDTFGIIDTMTRGGPGKSTETLVYKVYTDGLLGGNLGGSAAQSVILMGIVIVLTGIQFRFVERKVTY, encoded by the coding sequence ATGCAAAAGCAGGCCATCTTCCAGTCAAAGCTGTTGCCCTACGCGCTGGTTGCGCCGCAACTCGCGATTGTCCTGATCTTTTTCTACTGGCCGGCCGCGCAGGCGGTGATCCAATCGTTCCTGCTGCAGGATGCTTTCGGTCTGTCGACCAGCTTCGTCTGGGTCGACAACTACCTCGACCTGTTTCGGGAGCCCGCCTATTTCGAGGCGATCGTCCGGACGTTCTTCTTCTCGTTCGCCATCGCCGTCTCTTCGCTGTCCCTCGCGCTGCTGCTCGCCGTGATGGCGGACAAGCCGTTGCGCGGCGGCACGATCTACCGCACGCTGCTGATCTGGCCCTACGCGGTCGCCCCGCCCGTGGTCGGCGTGCTCTGGATCTTCATGCTGCACCCCTCGCTCGGCGTGCTCTCGCGCTATCTTCGCGCCGCCGGCATCGACTGGAATCCGCTGCTCGACGGCAACCAGGCAGCAACGCTGATCATCCTCGCCGCGGCCTGGAAGCAGATCTCCTACAACTTCCTGTTCTTCCTCGCCGGCCTGCAGAGCATACCGAGGAGCGTGATCGAGGCAGCCGCCATCGACGGTGCGCGCCCGATGCGGCGGTTCTGGACCGTGACGTTCCCGCTGCTGTCGCCGACCATCTTCTTCCTCCTGGTCGTCAACATCGTCTACGCCTTCTTCGACACCTTCGGCATCATCGACACCATGACCCGCGGCGGTCCCGGCAAGTCGACGGAAACGCTGGTCTACAAGGTCTATACCGACGGACTCCTGGGCGGAAACCTCGGCGGCTCCGCGGCGCAATCGGTCATCCTGATGGGCATCGTCATCGTGCTGACGGGGATTCAGTTCCGCTTCGTCGAACGCAAGGTGACCTACTGA
- a CDS encoding MarR family transcriptional regulator, whose product MVRKQLAADQPLRLDNQICFAVYSAAHAFNRVYKPLLDRLGLTYPQYLVMLVLWEQDDVPVKDIGEKLFLDSGTLTPLLKRLEAAHLVRRTRSSEDERQVLIALTPQGHALKDKARSVPQSILAASDCSVSALTGMKNEIVALRDRLNAVIGE is encoded by the coding sequence ATGGTCCGGAAACAATTGGCGGCCGATCAGCCGCTGCGGCTCGATAACCAGATCTGCTTTGCGGTCTATTCGGCCGCCCATGCCTTCAACCGCGTCTACAAGCCGCTGCTCGACCGACTCGGCCTGACCTACCCGCAGTATCTGGTGATGTTGGTGCTGTGGGAGCAGGACGACGTGCCGGTGAAGGACATCGGCGAGAAGCTGTTCTTGGATTCCGGCACCCTGACGCCGCTCCTGAAGCGGCTCGAGGCGGCCCATCTGGTCCGGCGTACGCGCTCGAGCGAGGATGAACGTCAGGTGCTGATTGCCCTGACGCCGCAGGGGCACGCATTGAAGGACAAGGCGCGCAGCGTCCCGCAGTCGATCCTCGCTGCGTCCGACTGCTCGGTGTCAGCGCTGACCGGCATGAAGAACGAGATCGTCGCCCTGCGCGACAGGCTCAATGCGGTGATCGGGGAGTAG
- a CDS encoding GNAT family N-acetyltransferase, which translates to MAPIPVTSFEISPGEPLCDALLSLNNSHAEELSWLEPERMKHLVAQAFYARRIGDLDAFLIALDQDGQYDSPNFLWFRSRYARFVYVDRIVVAPSARGNGCARRLYADLFNRAAEAGHDRIVCEVNLQPPNPSSDAFHAALGFVEVGSASIHDGRKTVRYLSHSL; encoded by the coding sequence ATGGCGCCCATCCCGGTCACCAGCTTCGAGATCTCGCCGGGCGAGCCGCTTTGCGACGCCCTCCTCTCGCTCAACAACAGCCACGCGGAGGAGTTGTCATGGCTTGAGCCCGAGCGGATGAAACATCTCGTCGCGCAAGCCTTCTACGCCCGGAGGATCGGCGACCTCGACGCGTTCCTGATCGCGCTCGATCAGGACGGACAATACGACAGTCCAAACTTTCTATGGTTTCGATCCCGCTACGCGCGCTTTGTCTATGTCGACCGAATCGTTGTCGCGCCATCCGCACGTGGCAACGGATGTGCGCGGCGGCTCTATGCCGACCTGTTCAATCGTGCAGCCGAGGCCGGACACGATCGCATCGTTTGTGAGGTCAACCTGCAACCGCCAAATCCGTCGTCGGATGCTTTTCATGCCGCGTTGGGATTTGTCGAGGTCGGCAGCGCCAGCATCCATGACGGACGCAAGACAGTGCGCTACCTGTCGCACTCGCTGTAG
- a CDS encoding Hsp20 family protein has product MSRVPTLSSPFLLGFDEIERVLDRVVKGADGYPPYNIERCERSDGQPERLRITLAVAGFTRDQLDVTIEENQLVIRGRQQDDKTRQYIHRGIAARHFQRTFVLAEGMLVLGADLKNGLLSIDLARPEPERIVKTIAINEHE; this is encoded by the coding sequence ATGTCTCGTGTTCCCACGCTTTCCAGTCCGTTCCTACTGGGCTTCGACGAGATTGAGCGCGTGCTCGATCGCGTCGTTAAAGGCGCCGACGGTTACCCTCCCTACAATATCGAGAGGTGCGAACGGTCGGACGGCCAGCCCGAACGCTTGCGCATCACGCTGGCGGTCGCCGGATTCACCCGCGACCAACTCGATGTAACCATTGAGGAAAACCAGCTCGTGATCCGCGGGCGGCAGCAGGACGACAAGACCCGGCAATACATCCATCGCGGCATTGCCGCGCGCCACTTCCAGCGCACCTTCGTGCTGGCGGAGGGGATGCTGGTGCTGGGTGCGGATCTGAAGAACGGGCTGTTGTCGATCGATCTTGCCCGGCCGGAACCGGAAAGGATCGTTAAGACAATCGCTATCAATGAGCACGAATAA
- a CDS encoding DUF1150 domain-containing protein gives MSEGHVAFEYEAKNVSPETLATLGEGHIAYVKQIRSEDVPDLFPEAPKIAPGLKLFALHAADGTPIMLTDSREAAIANAWSNELQAVSVH, from the coding sequence ATGAGTGAAGGTCACGTTGCGTTCGAATACGAAGCCAAGAACGTCTCGCCCGAGACGCTGGCGACCCTCGGCGAAGGCCATATCGCCTATGTGAAGCAGATCCGCTCCGAGGATGTGCCGGATTTGTTTCCCGAAGCCCCGAAGATTGCGCCGGGCTTGAAACTCTTCGCGCTCCATGCCGCCGACGGTACACCGATCATGCTGACCGACAGCCGTGAAGCCGCGATCGCGAATGCCTGGAGCAACGAACTGCAGGCGGTGAGCGTGCACTGA
- a CDS encoding sn-glycerol-3-phosphate import ATP-binding protein UgpC, with translation MANVTLRNVRKTYPGGFEAIKGVDVDVADGQFCVLVGPSGCGKSTLLRMVAGLETVTGGEIDIGGRIVNQVEPADRDIAMVFQNYALYPHMSVYNNMAYGLRNRGMPEAEIKTRVEEAARILELAPMLERKPRQLSGGQRQRVAMGRAIVRQPKVFLFDEPLSNLDAKLRIAMRVEIRKLQRRLSTTSIYVTHDQLEAMTLADVLVVMNGGQVEQVGNPLAIYEKPATTFVASFIGAPPMNLMSTRPDAIKAQLGNGRAAEAGILGIRPEDFAITDQTPAGGVALPLTVEAIERVGAETFVYGSRQQEEQRVAANPGELPPGEVIVRIPGTEAPAIGQKIRVAAVREKLHLFSGDGRKRVEA, from the coding sequence ATGGCTAACGTCACCCTGCGCAATGTCCGCAAGACCTATCCCGGCGGCTTCGAGGCGATCAAAGGCGTCGACGTCGATGTCGCCGACGGTCAGTTCTGCGTGCTGGTCGGCCCCTCCGGTTGCGGCAAGTCGACGCTGCTCCGCATGGTCGCGGGGCTCGAGACCGTCACCGGCGGCGAGATCGACATCGGCGGACGCATCGTCAACCAGGTCGAGCCTGCCGATCGCGACATCGCGATGGTGTTCCAGAACTACGCGCTCTATCCGCATATGAGCGTCTACAACAACATGGCTTACGGCCTGCGCAACCGCGGCATGCCGGAAGCCGAGATCAAGACCCGCGTCGAGGAAGCTGCACGCATCCTCGAGCTTGCGCCGATGCTGGAACGCAAGCCGCGGCAGCTCTCCGGCGGCCAGCGCCAGCGCGTCGCCATGGGCCGCGCCATCGTGCGCCAGCCGAAGGTGTTCCTGTTCGACGAGCCGCTCTCCAATCTCGATGCCAAGCTGCGCATCGCTATGCGGGTCGAGATCCGCAAGCTGCAGCGCCGGCTAAGTACGACTTCGATCTACGTCACCCACGACCAGTTAGAGGCGATGACGCTCGCCGACGTCCTGGTCGTGATGAATGGCGGACAGGTCGAGCAGGTCGGCAATCCCCTGGCGATCTACGAGAAGCCGGCGACGACATTCGTCGCCTCGTTCATCGGCGCCCCGCCGATGAACCTTATGTCGACGCGGCCCGACGCGATCAAAGCTCAGCTCGGCAACGGCCGTGCGGCGGAAGCCGGCATCCTCGGCATCCGCCCCGAAGATTTCGCCATCACCGACCAAACGCCGGCCGGCGGCGTCGCGCTTCCGCTGACGGTGGAAGCGATCGAGCGCGTCGGCGCCGAAACCTTCGTCTATGGTTCGCGGCAGCAGGAGGAGCAGCGCGTGGCCGCCAATCCCGGCGAGCTGCCGCCCGGCGAGGTCATCGTCCGCATTCCCGGAACCGAGGCCCCCGCGATCGGCCAGAAAATCCGTGTCGCCGCGGTCCGCGAGAAGCTGCATCTGTTCAGCGGCGACGGCCGGAAGCGGGTCGAGGCCTGA
- a CDS encoding organic hydroperoxide resistance protein, whose translation MSVNVLYKTSAKATGGRDGHAATLDGALDVKLTTPKELGGGGGAGNNPEQLFAAGYAACFIGAMKFVASQGGPKVPADTSVTSTVGIGPRSEGGFGLDIDLAISLPGVPRAEAEALVEKAHQVCPYSNATRGNVDVRLKVV comes from the coding sequence ATGTCCGTGAATGTCCTCTACAAGACCAGCGCGAAGGCCACCGGCGGCCGCGATGGCCATGCCGCAACCCTCGACGGCGCCCTCGACGTCAAGCTCACCACGCCGAAGGAGCTCGGCGGCGGAGGCGGCGCCGGCAACAATCCCGAACAGCTCTTTGCGGCCGGATATGCCGCCTGCTTCATCGGCGCGATGAAATTCGTGGCCTCGCAGGGCGGCCCGAAGGTCCCCGCTGACACCTCCGTCACCTCAACGGTCGGCATCGGCCCGCGTTCCGAGGGCGGCTTCGGGCTCGACATCGATCTGGCCATCTCGCTGCCCGGCGTGCCGCGCGCGGAGGCCGAGGCGCTGGTCGAAAAGGCCCACCAGGTCTGCCCCTATTCCAACGCCACCCGCGGCAATGTCGACGTCCGCCTGAAGGTCGTCTGA
- a CDS encoding CaiB/BaiF CoA-transferase family protein, with protein sequence MTSEAANGAMSGLRVIDLTRVLGGPYCTQILADHGADVIKVEPPAGDEVREWGPPFHEEDAAYFVGINRNKRSIGLDLASEGGRAVLLKMLETADVLIENFKPGTLEKWGIGNEVLREKFPRLVHCRICGFGADGPRGGNPGYDAIIQAMTGMIAATGSPESGPMRIGVPLVDITTGLYAAIGILMALSERQRSGLGQFLETTLYETGLAIMHPHTANYFMHGKPPGLTGNEHPNLVPYAIFPTKTDDIFIGVGNDGTFRKLCKEIGKVELGTDPRFARNKDRIANREALRAELAAVFSQHEAEPLCNRLLAAGLPAGPVQKIDQALTNPHTIYRGDVIEKDWYKGVASPIRLDRSKPSLRRLPPKFSQHSAEVLGEFGYSRAEIDAMLAKGVVCGPERKR encoded by the coding sequence ATGACTTCCGAAGCCGCTAACGGCGCAATGAGCGGACTGCGCGTCATCGACCTCACGCGCGTGCTCGGCGGCCCCTACTGCACGCAGATCCTCGCCGATCATGGCGCCGACGTGATCAAGGTCGAGCCGCCGGCAGGCGACGAGGTGCGCGAGTGGGGCCCTCCCTTCCACGAGGAGGACGCGGCCTATTTCGTCGGCATCAACCGCAACAAGCGCTCGATCGGCCTCGACCTCGCCTCCGAGGGCGGCCGCGCCGTGCTGCTCAAGATGCTGGAGACGGCCGACGTCCTGATCGAGAATTTCAAGCCGGGCACGCTGGAGAAATGGGGCATCGGCAACGAGGTTCTGCGCGAAAAATTTCCGCGGCTCGTGCACTGCCGGATCTGCGGTTTCGGCGCCGACGGTCCGCGCGGCGGCAATCCCGGCTATGACGCCATCATCCAGGCCATGACCGGCATGATCGCGGCGACCGGCTCGCCGGAAAGCGGCCCGATGCGGATCGGCGTGCCGCTGGTCGACATCACCACCGGCCTCTATGCGGCGATCGGCATCCTGATGGCGCTGTCGGAACGGCAGCGCTCAGGGCTTGGCCAGTTCCTCGAGACCACGCTATACGAGACCGGCCTTGCCATCATGCATCCGCACACCGCGAACTATTTCATGCATGGCAAGCCGCCGGGCCTCACCGGCAACGAGCACCCCAATCTCGTGCCTTACGCGATCTTCCCGACCAAGACCGACGACATCTTCATCGGCGTCGGCAACGACGGAACCTTCCGCAAGTTGTGCAAGGAGATCGGCAAGGTGGAGCTCGGCACCGATCCGCGCTTTGCCCGCAACAAGGACCGCATCGCCAATCGCGAGGCGCTGCGCGCAGAGCTTGCCGCGGTGTTCAGCCAGCACGAGGCCGAGCCGCTCTGCAATCGCCTGCTCGCCGCGGGCCTTCCCGCCGGCCCGGTGCAGAAGATCGACCAGGCGCTGACCAACCCGCATACGATCTACCGCGGCGATGTCATCGAGAAGGACTGGTACAAGGGCGTCGCCTCGCCGATCCGGCTCGACCGCAGCAAGCCGAGCCTGCGCCGGCTGCCGCCGAAATTCAGCCAGCATTCCGCCGAGGTGCTCGGCGAGTTCGGATACTCCAGGGCCGAGATCGACGCGATGCTCGCCAAGGGCGTGGTCTGCGGCCCCGAGCGCAAGCGCTGA
- the ugpE gene encoding sn-glycerol-3-phosphate ABC transporter permease UgpE — protein sequence MVEQEGFRRYIAHIILWIGIAIVAFPVYLAIIASTQDNALIANGQMSLLPGGHFLEVYYQTIFIGTSGSTREPVGNMMLNSLVMAMLIAVGKIAISIISAYAIVYFRFPFRMPIFWIIFITLMLPVEVRIYPTYKIVADLHMLDSYAGLSLPLIASATATLLFRQFFMTVPDELLEASRIDGAGPFRFFWDTLLPLSRTNMAALFVILFILGWNQYLWPLLITTRDDMQTIQIGIRKMITTTDALTEWPVVMATAVLAMLPPVFVVVAMQKLFVRGLVETEK from the coding sequence ATGGTCGAGCAAGAGGGCTTTCGGCGCTATATCGCCCACATCATCCTCTGGATCGGGATCGCGATCGTCGCGTTCCCCGTCTATCTCGCCATCATCGCCTCCACCCAGGACAACGCGCTGATCGCGAACGGACAGATGTCGCTGCTGCCGGGCGGGCATTTCCTCGAGGTCTACTACCAGACGATCTTCATCGGCACGAGCGGCTCGACCCGCGAGCCGGTCGGCAACATGATGCTGAACTCGCTGGTGATGGCGATGCTGATCGCGGTCGGCAAGATCGCGATCTCGATCATCTCGGCCTATGCGATCGTCTATTTCCGCTTTCCGTTCCGGATGCCGATCTTCTGGATCATCTTCATCACGTTGATGCTGCCGGTCGAGGTGCGCATCTATCCGACCTACAAGATCGTCGCCGACCTGCACATGCTCGACAGCTATGCCGGCCTGTCGCTGCCGCTGATCGCGTCGGCCACCGCGACGCTGCTGTTCCGCCAGTTCTTCATGACCGTGCCGGACGAGCTTCTCGAGGCCTCCCGCATCGACGGCGCTGGCCCGTTCCGCTTCTTCTGGGATACGCTGCTGCCGCTGTCGCGCACCAACATGGCCGCGCTGTTCGTGATCCTCTTCATTCTCGGCTGGAATCAATATCTCTGGCCGCTTCTGATCACCACCCGCGACGACATGCAGACCATCCAGATCGGCATCCGCAAGATGATCACAACCACCGACGCGCTCACCGAATGGCCGGTCGTGATGGCGACGGCCGTGCTGGCGATGCTGCCGCCGGTGTTCGTCGTCGTCGCCATGCAGAAATTGTTCGTGCGCGGCCTGGTCGAGACGGAAAAGTGA